From the genome of Ferrimicrobium sp., one region includes:
- a CDS encoding sensor histidine kinase, whose product MLERDASSLIESRRAYLGELLRFWGFLADLGFSDLSIALPIENQDGRRARYTIISQVRPATSQTAHPGDLIGMQFDLTEGSPIHRCFHQQEIVRENRFDPPSARQMTSWFIPLRQDGEVFGVMIRDQLSERHRNPGELESTYLSLFDQFMDMMINGRFPYPPSEVEEAPRVGDGVCVLDANERLRFLSPNALSALHRLGYASVRVGMNLSELGLHIQALQRAAMLQSPVFEEVEKSRGVTVTFYCLPLYRNNASTGYVLLLRDVTDLRQRDRLLASKDATIREVHHRVKNNLQTISSLLSLQARRLSNGEAKLALGEAERRIRSIALVHEFLSRDVSEEVEIDEVIAALIHLARESKLPGRELEIVLEGSAERVDAQRVTPLAIVLAELIQNSLEHGYGADRIALKVRVVLERHPKDLWVEIADDGVGFPEDLVEASANSLGLAIVRDLVTTQLDGGITFDRARGGGALVRLRIPVLTNSRS is encoded by the coding sequence ATGTTAGAGCGTGATGCCTCTTCGCTGATCGAATCACGCCGTGCCTACCTTGGAGAGCTGCTTAGGTTCTGGGGGTTCTTGGCGGATCTTGGTTTTAGCGACCTAAGCATTGCGCTGCCGATTGAGAATCAAGATGGGCGACGGGCGCGCTATACGATCATTTCGCAGGTGCGTCCTGCGACCTCGCAGACGGCTCACCCAGGTGATTTAATCGGCATGCAGTTCGATCTCACGGAGGGTTCGCCCATTCATCGTTGCTTCCACCAGCAAGAGATTGTTCGCGAGAATCGGTTTGACCCACCAAGTGCGCGCCAAATGACGTCGTGGTTCATCCCACTACGCCAAGATGGCGAGGTCTTTGGGGTGATGATTCGCGATCAGCTCAGTGAGCGGCACCGCAACCCAGGAGAGCTTGAGTCTACGTATCTCAGCCTCTTTGATCAGTTCATGGACATGATGATCAACGGTCGGTTCCCCTATCCGCCCAGCGAGGTGGAGGAGGCACCACGTGTCGGCGATGGCGTCTGCGTGCTTGATGCCAATGAACGACTGCGATTCCTCTCGCCAAACGCGTTGAGTGCCTTGCATCGACTGGGCTATGCCAGTGTGCGGGTAGGCATGAATCTCTCGGAACTCGGCCTGCATATTCAAGCGCTGCAACGAGCTGCGATGCTGCAATCCCCCGTCTTTGAAGAGGTTGAGAAGTCACGCGGGGTCACGGTGACCTTTTACTGCTTGCCGCTCTATCGCAACAATGCAAGCACCGGTTATGTGCTGCTGTTACGCGACGTCACCGACCTGCGCCAGCGCGATCGTTTGCTGGCATCCAAGGACGCTACGATCCGTGAGGTTCACCATCGTGTGAAGAACAATCTCCAGACCATCTCCTCGCTGCTCAGCCTGCAGGCGCGGCGCCTTTCCAACGGGGAGGCCAAGCTCGCTCTGGGCGAAGCTGAACGTCGCATCCGCTCCATCGCTTTGGTGCACGAGTTTCTCTCCCGCGACGTCTCTGAAGAGGTAGAGATTGATGAGGTGATCGCAGCACTCATCCATTTGGCGCGCGAGTCGAAGTTGCCGGGCCGTGAACTCGAGATCGTTCTTGAGGGATCGGCTGAGCGGGTCGATGCCCAGCGGGTGACGCCGCTGGCGATCGTCTTGGCGGAGCTGATCCAAAACTCGCTCGAACATGGATACGGAGCTGATCGCATCGCGCTCAAGGTCCGTGTTGTCCTCGAACGACACCCAAAGGATCTTTGGGTGGAGATCGCTGACGATGGCGTCGGCTTTCCAGAAGATCTGGTGGAAGCGAGTGCGAACTCACTCGGTCTCGCGATCGTGCGCGATCTGGTCACCACCCAACTCGATGGTGGGATCACCTTTGATCGAGCCCGTGGAGGTGGGGCGTTGGTACGGCTCCGAATCCCGGTGCTCACAAACTCACGGTCGTGA